CGGGGGCGCCAAAGAGGCCGTCGGGATCTATCGCCGGATGGAAGGGCGCACGAAGACGCCCGCTCAGAAAGCGAGGCTCGCGCTCGAGACCGCCGAGACGCTCCTCAGAAACCTCTACGAGTACGACCAGGCCGAAGGCCAGTACCAGCGGGTGCTGAAGACCTACGCGGCCGTCGCGGGCGACGAGGTCCTTCGGCGGGCCCACATCGGCATGGGCGACGTCTGGCGCCACCGGGGCAAGACCGATGAGGCCCGCCGGGCCTACGAGGCCGCCGTCGATATTCAAATCAAGGTTTACACGCCCGCCCAGGTGGCCGTCCGCGTCGGCACGCTCGCCCGCTACGTCGAGGAGTACACGCGCGAGCGCGAGTGGGAATGGGCCTTCCAGTTCCTCGACGAGTGGGCCTGGGAATTTCCGCTCGGGAAACTGGAGGGCCATTGGTCGTTGCTGAGGGTCCGCGCGCTGGTGGCAAAGGGCGACCGCGACGAGGCGCTCCGCGAAGCCCTCGACCTCCTGGCCGCCAACCCCACCAGCCCGTATGCCGTGCGGCTGCTGATGGAGGCGGCCGAATGCCAGGTCGCCCTTGGGTCTCGGGATCAGGCTCGGCGGCTGCTCGAGACGGCCGTCGAGGATTATCCGGAGGACCCCAGCCGCGAGGAGGCCCGCAACCGCTTGAAGGTGCTCGGAGGTGGCACGGAGGAGGGCGAGGGGGCCTCCAAGTGAGCCCTGCCGGTTGGGGCCGTCCAAAATTCTGTTGACCTGGGGGTGGCCAGTGCGGTAAATAGCCCTACCGGCGGATGAATGGGAACGGTTTGGGCAAACCTCCGCGAACGCCGGGGTTTGCCCCATGTTTTTTCACGCGGACTTGCAGCGGCTTCTCGCAAGGAGACGGGGATGAGTTTTGCCGATGCCGTCAGGTACAAGGCCATCGAACTGAGCCGCCATGTGATCCGAATGACTGCCGAGGCGGGTTCCGGCCATCCGAGTTCGGCCCTCAGCCTGGCCCACATCACCGTGGTCCTGATGTATCACCAGATGCGCCACGACGTCGCGAACCCCTGGAATCCCCTGAACGACCGCCTCGTCCTTTCCGAGGGGCATGCCGTCCCGATCGTTTACGCGGCCTATGCGGACCTGGGTGGCGTTGTCGGGACCGACCCGAAGAAGGGGCGCAAACTCGCCATCGACGATCTCTGGACGCTTCGGGAGCAGAGCAGCATTCTGGACGGGCACCCGAACCCGGCCGTCGGTTTTCCCTTCTTCGACGCTGCCACCGGATCGCTGGGGCAGGGCGTCAGCGTGGCCGCCGGCCTTGCCTTGGCCGCTCGACTCGACAAGATCGACAAAACCATTTACGTCCTCTGCGGCGACGGCGAGGTCCGCGAAGGACAAATCTGGGAAGCCCTCGACTTCATCGCCGACTATCGCCTCACGAACGTCCGCGTCGTCATCAACTCGAACGGCATGGGCCAGAGCGATTACGTCAGCCCACAGCAGAGCGCCCGCACGCTGGCCAAGAAAGTGGCGGCCTACGGCCTGCATCCGATTACGATCAACGGCCACGATCCGGTGGCCATCCGCAAGGCGCTCTCGGCCAAGGGGCCAAAGGGCAAGTCCGTCGTCGTCATCGCCAAGACGACCAAGGGCTGGGGCGTCCGCGAACTCCAGCAGGTGGGTTACCACGGCAAGCCGCTCTCCGTTGAGGACGTCGCGAAGGCCCTCGAGGAACTCCGCCTGCCGAAGAAGAAGCCCGCCTTCGAGTTGTGCCCGCCGATGCCCAAGGGCGAGATCCCGCGGCAGGACCGCAAGCCCATCCCGATGGCCGACCCCGATTTCGTCGCCCTGACCGAGGGCATGAAACTCCAGGCCAACGTGAAGAAAGGCA
The nucleotide sequence above comes from Planctomycetota bacterium. Encoded proteins:
- a CDS encoding transketolase, producing MSFADAVRYKAIELSRHVIRMTAEAGSGHPSSALSLAHITVVLMYHQMRHDVANPWNPLNDRLVLSEGHAVPIVYAAYADLGGVVGTDPKKGRKLAIDDLWTLREQSSILDGHPNPAVGFPFFDAATGSLGQGVSVAAGLALAARLDKIDKTIYVLCGDGEVREGQIWEALDFIADYRLTNVRVVINSNGMGQSDYVSPQQSARTLAKKVAAYGLHPITINGHDPVAIRKALSAKGPKGKSVVVIAKTTKGWGVRELQQVGYHGKPLSVEDVAKALEELRLPKKKPAFELCPPMPKGEIPRQDRKPIPMADPDFVALTEGMKLQANVKKGKLATRHAYGLVLRELGRASPRIVALDGDVSNSTFSEFLGKEFPNRFFECRIAEQNMASVSVGLAAGGKIPFASSFAKFLVRAYDQIEMAANTCANVKLVGSHSGVSLGADGPSQMGLVDVAFFGALASVKTPKGKPGCVVLNPSDAVSAYKLTVLMANYEGLAYLRTLRPDTPFLYKPEEKFDLVGQKVLAKGKDLTIVAWGYMVHEALRAAKTLQGGGIACGVVDAYSLPLADGFLNAIGAGDGSTLLVVEDNYAGGLGAAVAAAAGQVRGLRTVTMTAERMPKSAKTADDVLRHIGLDCDAICRKARAILGRQGNGKQQCI